From a single Shewanella denitrificans OS217 genomic region:
- a CDS encoding phage tail sheath family protein — protein sequence MGVMKTPGVYIVEKNAFPNSVVEVATAVPAFIGFTQKAINGNKSLLNKPWRITSMAEFRRYYGEAPEPEFEIAEKPADSLEDAAIVMGDKSYVISQSNTKYLLYYSMMLFFQNGGGPCYIVSVGNYTNDVEAAKLLAGIPTLLKEQEPTMLAIPEAILLAEDDCISVQQASLAHCGGVMRNRVAILDVWNGHLDRQDPSGDCIESFRSKLGINYLDFSSAYYPWLHTTIVQDSDLSFKNIANTDVLIGLLKEEVTASFTDLDGLTDDQLASPSNKLRVAKRDQMLTEVDSLATVAGDAQIVLLNKTLSSMSPLYMSILLDIKGKLNLLPPSACMAGIYTMVDNARGVWKAPANVSLNAVVSPAVNISHDEQEDLNVTTQGKSINAIRTFIGEGTLVWGARTLDGNSLDWRYISVRRTMIMLEESIRLAAKAYVFEPNTANTWTTLNSMITNFLTGIWKRGGLAGSVPADAFSVSVGLGSTMTSEDILEGILRITVLVAVTRPAEFIEITFQQQMQKS from the coding sequence ATGGGCGTGATGAAAACACCTGGTGTGTACATAGTTGAGAAGAATGCATTTCCGAATTCGGTGGTCGAAGTAGCAACCGCCGTACCCGCCTTCATAGGTTTTACACAGAAGGCCATTAATGGCAATAAATCACTACTCAATAAACCCTGGCGAATTACCTCGATGGCGGAATTTCGCCGTTACTATGGTGAGGCACCTGAGCCTGAGTTTGAGATAGCTGAAAAGCCTGCCGACTCCTTAGAGGATGCGGCAATTGTAATGGGGGATAAATCCTATGTGATCTCTCAATCCAATACCAAATACTTACTCTATTACAGCATGATGTTGTTTTTCCAAAATGGCGGTGGCCCTTGCTATATCGTCTCAGTGGGAAATTATACTAACGATGTTGAAGCGGCAAAATTACTGGCAGGCATCCCCACGCTACTGAAAGAGCAGGAACCCACTATGCTGGCAATTCCTGAGGCTATTTTGCTCGCCGAGGATGACTGCATCAGTGTTCAGCAAGCATCCTTAGCCCATTGTGGCGGGGTAATGCGCAATCGCGTGGCGATTCTAGATGTGTGGAACGGCCATCTGGATAGGCAAGACCCAAGCGGTGATTGCATCGAGAGTTTTAGATCTAAACTTGGCATCAACTATCTGGATTTCTCCTCGGCCTACTACCCTTGGCTACACACCACCATAGTGCAGGACAGCGATCTGAGTTTTAAAAATATCGCGAATACCGATGTGCTCATTGGGCTGTTAAAAGAGGAAGTGACGGCAAGTTTTACCGATCTCGACGGCTTGACTGATGATCAGTTAGCCAGCCCAAGTAATAAACTCAGGGTGGCCAAACGTGATCAGATGTTGACCGAGGTCGACAGTCTAGCAACTGTGGCTGGGGACGCTCAAATTGTGCTGTTGAATAAAACCTTAAGCTCCATGAGCCCATTGTACATGAGCATTTTATTGGACATTAAGGGCAAGCTTAATTTATTGCCTCCCTCAGCCTGCATGGCTGGGATTTATACCATGGTGGATAACGCCCGTGGTGTGTGGAAGGCACCGGCTAATGTCAGTCTCAATGCCGTGGTTTCTCCTGCGGTGAATATCTCCCACGATGAACAAGAAGATCTTAACGTTACCACCCAAGGTAAGTCCATCAATGCTATCCGCACCTTTATCGGCGAAGGCACCTTAGTTTGGGGCGCCAGAACCTTAGACGGTAATAGCCTGGATTGGCGTTATATCAGTGTGCGCAGAACCATGATCATGCTGGAAGAGTCGATTCGTCTTGCGGCGAAAGCTTATGTGTTTGAACCCAATACCGCCAATACCTGGACCACACTTAACAGCATGATAACCAACTTCTTAACCGGAATTTGGAAGCGGGGTGGCTTGGCTGGTTCAGTGCCTGCAGATGCCTTCAGTGTCAGTGTTGGCCTTGGCAGCACTATGACAAGTGAAGATATTCTCGAGGGCATTTTACGCATCACAGTGCTAGTGGCTGTGACCCGCCCAGCAGAGTTTATTGAGATCACCTTCCAGCAGCAGATGCAAAAATCTTAA
- a CDS encoding DUF4255 domain-containing protein: MLLSCTSHIAFRLNQYLKNKFELSEDIVVVSNLVNHDGSACAHVNNRVVLFIANIEKETAMNTNSQLRSGHFSTAKPVFLNLYLMVSANFTGTNYLESLKFISSIIGFFQMQPVFNHQNSPELDANIEKIILDIENTQTQELSNMWSMFGAKYVPSILYKVRMITIDTNAEVTRTPRISDAGVSVNPEAD, translated from the coding sequence TTGTTACTGTCATGCACGAGTCATATCGCATTTAGACTCAATCAATATTTAAAAAACAAATTCGAATTGTCCGAAGACATAGTCGTAGTGTCAAATTTGGTAAACCATGATGGCAGTGCCTGTGCGCATGTGAATAATCGTGTTGTGCTTTTTATTGCCAATATTGAGAAAGAAACGGCGATGAACACCAACAGCCAACTTAGGTCGGGGCATTTCTCAACGGCGAAACCTGTATTTTTAAACCTCTACTTAATGGTTTCGGCTAATTTCACAGGAACTAACTATCTAGAATCCCTAAAGTTTATCTCCAGCATCATAGGTTTCTTCCAGATGCAGCCTGTGTTTAATCATCAAAATTCCCCCGAGTTAGATGCCAACATAGAAAAAATTATCTTAGATATAGAAAACACTCAGACTCAAGAGTTAAGCAATATGTGGAGCATGTTTGGCGCTAAATATGTGCCATCAATTTTATATAAAGTGCGCATGATAACCATAGACACTAACGCTGAAGTGACAAGAACGCCGCGAATTTCCGATGCGGGTGTTTCAGTTAACCCTGAGGCTGATTGA
- a CDS encoding methyl-accepting chemotaxis protein has translation MNWLSNISIFKKVAIIFILSVIIFAVNLGISVVAINKNRDTMDFMQTKVSQRIELANQNVIFIERLDELYTQAVSFADEDLIKTANKTFTSLKNILTQLGAIDLEQAQNLSQLSAQLEQYNTMTLNLATSMLDGTADMSKLGEISKAKAKVFSTLTSGIQEYKKAKVNEFSLTIKEAGDRSDQSLYLSLSIGLVLLIVMAVTTMSIARSISGSASNVADSLGELADGKGNLKHQLEVRGTDELSQVSANFNRFLRLLAGSIQQVVNVTSPLFESAHTLKERMSVATKATQKQSRDAKNVQTSMEDMRHSVIDISHSAQQAAEAAHVAEQEATDGLAVVQRTINISQELNAGIELASNSINELAKDTVSVGSILNVITSIAEQTNLLALNAAIEAARAGEQGRGFAVVADEVRALASKTADATKEIRLVLERLKGAAESTVNTMGGAITKASSNEKFAQDTGNVLKSIQAKIVSINKMNTDIASSTEEQSNVATLVGNNVVEMNASFDQTLQILSEVRDVSEGLLGLADDLKSATSQFKL, from the coding sequence ATGAATTGGCTTAGTAACATTTCAATTTTTAAAAAAGTGGCAATAATTTTTATTTTATCTGTGATTATTTTTGCAGTTAACTTAGGCATTAGTGTCGTTGCCATCAATAAAAACCGTGACACCATGGACTTCATGCAGACTAAGGTGAGTCAGAGAATAGAGCTTGCCAATCAAAACGTCATTTTTATCGAAAGGCTCGATGAACTTTATACGCAAGCGGTATCCTTTGCCGATGAAGATTTAATAAAAACGGCTAATAAGACCTTCACCTCTTTGAAGAATATCTTGACTCAACTGGGGGCGATAGACCTTGAACAGGCACAGAACTTGTCGCAGTTGTCCGCTCAGCTAGAGCAATATAATACTATGACCTTAAATTTAGCCACTAGCATGCTAGATGGTACCGCCGATATGTCTAAATTGGGGGAGATCAGTAAGGCTAAAGCGAAAGTGTTTTCTACACTCACCAGTGGCATTCAAGAATACAAGAAAGCCAAGGTCAATGAATTTAGTCTGACTATCAAGGAAGCGGGGGACCGCTCGGATCAAAGCCTGTATTTAAGCTTGTCTATCGGACTTGTTCTCTTGATTGTGATGGCGGTAACGACCATGTCTATCGCCAGATCCATCAGCGGCTCGGCAAGCAATGTGGCGGACTCTCTCGGTGAACTTGCCGATGGTAAAGGAAACTTAAAGCATCAACTGGAGGTCAGGGGTACGGATGAGCTGAGCCAAGTGTCGGCTAACTTTAATCGCTTTCTGCGCTTACTTGCAGGCTCAATTCAACAAGTGGTGAATGTCACTAGCCCCTTGTTTGAAAGTGCGCATACCTTAAAAGAGCGTATGTCTGTGGCCACTAAAGCGACTCAAAAGCAGAGCCGCGACGCCAAAAACGTGCAAACTTCCATGGAAGACATGCGTCACAGTGTGATCGATATCTCTCATAGCGCGCAGCAGGCGGCAGAGGCCGCTCATGTGGCAGAGCAAGAAGCCACCGATGGCCTCGCTGTGGTGCAGCGCACCATTAACATTTCTCAGGAGTTAAATGCCGGTATTGAGCTTGCCTCGAATTCAATTAATGAACTGGCTAAAGATACCGTCAGTGTTGGCTCAATTTTAAACGTCATCACCTCCATTGCCGAGCAAACCAACTTATTGGCCTTGAATGCGGCCATCGAAGCAGCCCGAGCCGGAGAGCAAGGGCGAGGTTTTGCCGTGGTAGCTGATGAGGTGAGGGCATTAGCCTCCAAAACCGCCGATGCCACCAAGGAAATACGCTTGGTACTTGAGCGTTTAAAGGGGGCGGCAGAATCGACGGTTAATACCATGGGCGGCGCGATTACTAAAGCCTCTAGCAATGAGAAGTTTGCTCAAGATACTGGCAATGTGCTTAAGTCGATTCAAGCAAAGATTGTGAGTATTAACAAGATGAACACCGATATCGCATCTTCTACTGAGGAGCAGTCCAATGTGGCGACCCTAGTGGGGAATAATGTAGTAGAGATGAATGCCTCGTTCGATCAAACCTTGCAAATTCTCTCCGAAGTGAGGGATGTATCAGAAGGTTTATTGGGCCTGGCGGACGATCTTAAGAGCGCCACCTCGCAATTTAAACTTTAG
- the ahpF gene encoding alkyl hydroperoxide reductase subunit F, which yields MLDANVKNQLKTYLQNLKRPVELVVSADDSKKSQELTSLAQDIVDSSALVTLSKVQGARTPSMAVINPDNNSQITFAGLPMGHEFTSLVLALLHSGGHPLKLDTDVIEQIKQLPGKYQFETYVSLSCQTCPEVIQALNMMAAINPNITNVMIDGALFQDEVAQRNILSVPAVYLNGEPFSVGAISVVEILNKLDTGAASRKAEALSQKSAFDVLVVGGGPAGAAAAIYAARKGLVTGIVADKFGGQVAETVGIENFISVSKTEGPKLVANLESHVHDYDVDIMANQKANTLVKEGLFKLGLESGASLSSKTILLATGARWREMNVPGEQEYRGKGVAYCPHCDGPLFKGKRVAVIGGGNSGIEAAIDLANLVEHVTVLEFDVNLRADEVLQRKAKSMGNITIITQAMTTKVLGDGKRVTGLSYTDRKSGESHEVTLAGIFVQIGLVPNTEWLRGVVELTERGEIIVDAKGQTSIPGVFAAGDVTNVPFKQIIIAMGSGASASLGAFDYLIRHSDEAVIQQVKASETAASAA from the coding sequence ATGTTAGATGCGAATGTAAAAAATCAACTGAAAACCTACCTGCAAAACCTCAAGCGCCCAGTTGAACTTGTCGTGTCTGCAGATGACTCGAAAAAATCTCAAGAGTTAACAAGCTTAGCCCAAGACATAGTCGACAGCTCAGCCTTGGTGACCTTGAGCAAAGTACAAGGCGCGCGCACACCAAGTATGGCGGTGATAAATCCTGACAATAATAGCCAGATTACCTTTGCAGGTCTGCCTATGGGTCACGAGTTTACCTCGTTAGTATTGGCACTACTGCACAGCGGTGGCCATCCATTAAAGCTCGACACCGATGTGATTGAACAAATTAAACAGTTGCCGGGTAAATACCAATTTGAGACCTATGTGTCCTTAAGTTGCCAGACTTGCCCCGAAGTTATCCAAGCATTGAATATGATGGCCGCGATAAACCCTAACATTACTAATGTCATGATAGATGGCGCATTATTTCAAGATGAAGTGGCACAGCGTAATATTCTCTCTGTACCTGCTGTGTATCTTAATGGCGAGCCGTTCTCTGTGGGCGCTATCAGTGTGGTAGAAATTTTAAATAAATTAGATACGGGGGCAGCAAGCCGTAAAGCGGAAGCTTTAAGCCAAAAGTCAGCTTTCGATGTGCTGGTTGTGGGCGGCGGTCCTGCGGGCGCTGCTGCGGCCATTTACGCGGCCCGTAAAGGTTTAGTCACAGGTATCGTTGCCGATAAATTTGGCGGTCAAGTGGCAGAAACCGTAGGTATTGAAAACTTTATTTCGGTATCTAAAACAGAAGGCCCAAAGCTTGTGGCTAACCTTGAGTCACACGTGCATGACTATGATGTAGATATCATGGCCAATCAAAAAGCCAATACTTTGGTTAAAGAAGGTCTATTTAAGCTAGGCCTTGAAAGCGGCGCCAGCTTAAGCAGTAAAACCATTTTACTGGCAACTGGCGCAAGGTGGCGTGAAATGAATGTCCCTGGTGAGCAAGAGTACCGCGGAAAAGGCGTGGCCTATTGCCCCCATTGTGACGGCCCCTTATTTAAAGGTAAGCGAGTGGCTGTGATTGGCGGCGGTAACTCAGGTATTGAAGCCGCTATCGATTTGGCCAACCTAGTTGAGCATGTGACAGTGCTCGAATTTGATGTGAACCTTCGAGCTGATGAAGTGTTGCAGCGTAAAGCTAAGTCTATGGGGAATATCACCATTATTACCCAGGCGATGACGACGAAAGTACTGGGTGATGGCAAGCGAGTGACAGGCCTTAGCTACACAGATAGAAAGAGTGGCGAGAGCCATGAAGTGACACTTGCGGGTATTTTCGTGCAAATCGGCCTAGTACCCAATACTGAGTGGTTAAGAGGCGTGGTGGAGCTAACCGAACGAGGTGAGATTATTGTCGATGCCAAAGGTCAGACTTCAATTCCTGGGGTATTTGCCGCGGGGGATGTCACCAACGTGCCCTTTAAGCAGATTATTATTGCTATGGGCAGTGGCGCTAGCGCATCCCTTGGGGCATTTGATTACCTTATTCGCCACTCGGATGAAGCTGTTATCCAACAGGTCAAAGCAAGTGAAACAGCAGCCAGCGCGGCATGA
- the ahpC gene encoding alkyl hydroperoxide reductase subunit C gives MTQSIINSTIKPFKATAFHNGAFVDVTEQDLLGKWSVVFFYPADFTFVCPTELGDMADHYEKLQAMGVEVYSVSTDTHFTHKAWHASSDTIGKITYPMIGDPTGTITRNFGVMIEEDGLALRGTFVINPEGQVKVAEIHDLGIGRSAQELVRKIQAAQYVASHDGEVCPAKWQPGEETLAPSIDLVGKI, from the coding sequence ATGACTCAATCAATTATCAATAGCACTATCAAGCCATTCAAAGCCACAGCATTTCACAACGGCGCATTTGTTGATGTGACAGAGCAAGACTTATTAGGCAAATGGTCGGTAGTCTTCTTCTACCCAGCCGATTTTACTTTTGTATGCCCAACAGAATTAGGCGACATGGCAGATCATTATGAGAAGCTGCAAGCAATGGGCGTTGAAGTTTACTCAGTATCAACTGACACACATTTCACCCACAAAGCGTGGCATGCAAGCTCAGACACAATCGGCAAAATTACTTACCCTATGATTGGCGACCCAACAGGCACTATCACACGTAACTTCGGCGTGATGATCGAAGAAGATGGCCTAGCACTGCGTGGTACCTTTGTTATCAACCCAGAAGGTCAAGTGAAAGTGGCTGAAATTCATGACCTAGGCATAGGCCGCAGCGCGCAAGAGTTAGTGCGTAAAATTCAAGCTGCTCAGTATGTTGCTTCTCACGATGGTGAAGTTTGCCCAGCAAAATGGCAGCCAGGTGAAGAAACACTAGCCCCATCAATTGATCTCGTCGGTAAAATCTAA
- a CDS encoding AraC family transcriptional regulator, giving the protein MKQSKNRGQLNRVKEVCSYIGQHLDEELNLTHLSQVGLLSRFHFHRLFLAATGMQLNRYILLLRLKRASFRLAFESKRKILDIGIEAGFDSAEAFSRAFKRTFQQSPSQFRSNPDWPHWHSVMTLVNPPQGDIIVDVKLIELPIQKVAQLEHSGAPEKLMETAKQFIEWRKTTGLSPVAISRTYGVPNGDPNTMAAEDFRFRFCGSVNEAVPDNEYGVVTGTLAGGCYAVIRHEGSHDAMESSIYGFFREWLPQSGKAMRDEPLFFHYLNFIHQVDECDLLTDIYLPLE; this is encoded by the coding sequence ATGAAACAGAGTAAAAATCGTGGTCAGTTGAATAGAGTAAAAGAGGTGTGTAGCTATATTGGTCAACATCTGGATGAGGAGCTTAACTTAACCCATTTGAGCCAAGTTGGGCTATTGTCTCGATTTCACTTTCATCGGTTATTTTTAGCCGCCACAGGCATGCAATTGAACCGTTATATATTGCTTTTGCGACTTAAGCGGGCGTCATTTCGGTTAGCTTTCGAATCCAAACGCAAGATCCTCGATATTGGTATCGAGGCTGGATTTGACAGCGCCGAAGCCTTTAGTCGTGCCTTTAAACGAACCTTTCAGCAAAGTCCTTCACAGTTTCGCAGCAACCCCGATTGGCCTCATTGGCATTCGGTGATGACCTTAGTTAATCCACCTCAAGGAGACATTATTGTGGATGTGAAGCTTATTGAACTACCTATACAAAAAGTCGCTCAGTTAGAGCACAGCGGCGCCCCTGAAAAACTAATGGAAACGGCTAAACAATTTATTGAATGGCGCAAGACTACTGGGCTATCACCTGTGGCGATTAGCCGCACGTATGGCGTGCCTAATGGTGATCCTAATACCATGGCAGCTGAAGACTTCCGTTTTCGATTTTGTGGTTCAGTCAATGAAGCTGTGCCTGACAACGAGTACGGCGTCGTTACTGGTACCCTTGCCGGAGGCTGCTATGCTGTCATCCGCCATGAAGGCAGTCACGATGCCATGGAGTCGAGCATTTATGGGTTCTTCCGAGAGTGGTTACCACAAAGCGGCAAAGCTATGCGGGATGAGCCGCTGTTTTTTCATTATCTGAATTTTATTCACCAGGTAGATGAATGCGACTTGCTCACGGATATTTATCTGCCCCTTGAATAG